AATCATCAAACACCTTCAGAAATTCTTCGGGCTGGTCGGCATGCAACCAGTGGCCGGCCTGTTCGATAGTTTTGATGTCGGCGTTGGGAAAATTGCGGTAAATCTGATCGAAGTCGTCGTAGCTAATGTAGTTGGATTCGGCACCACGGATAAACAAAGCGGGCTTGTCGAAAATTGCTGTGGAGTGTATTCCCTCGAATACTTCGTCCATGTTAAGATTGATGGCTTCCAGATTAAGACGCCAGGCAAAACCGCCACCGTGCGGACGGCGATAAAGATTTTTCATGGCAAACTGCCGTACACGCTTGTCTTTGATGGTAGCAGCGAGTTGTTGTTCTATCTCACGGCGCGATTCGACATTCTCAAAATTGATGGCCATCATGGCGTCGATCATATCCAGATGACGGTGACGCCGTTCATAAGCGCGCAGGCTAACGTCGGCGACGATGAGTGCTGCGGGCACTTCCGGGTTTTCGAGCGCAAAATTCATCGCTACTTTGCCACCCATACTGTGCCCGAGGACAATCGGATTTTTGAGATCGTGCTCATCGATGAATTCGCCCAGATCGGCACACATTGCAAAATAATTAAACGTTGGGTCGTGTGGCGAATGGCCATGATTACGCTGGTCTGGAATAAACACATTGTACCGATCCTGTATGCTTTGCGCAAACGACACCCAGTTGTCAGAAACACCAAAAACACCGTGAAGGATAATTAGCGGCTGCCCCTGCCCGTATTCGCGATAGAATAATTTCACAATAAAAGGAGCTTAATTTTGGGATTTGAAAAAGAGTAACTCTTCGCGCAAGCCGTCGCCCTGCCGTCCAGGAATTATTGCACCCGACTTTGCAGCGGATCCGTAAAAATAATACACCACGATGTCGATATCATTATAATAATTGATTTTATAAAAGGTGATCAACTCGTCGAGCGTTTTCACTGCACCATTGTAGCGGTGGAAGATGGGTTCATAATATTCTATTTCTGCAGGGATATTCTGTATGAATGCTCCCGTGTCGTCAATAGAAAAATAACCGTAATAACCGGTGGGATAACTGGCCGGCAGAACGCCGATGCTGGTCATCGAGTCGAGCACAGCGGTGGTGATAGCGGTATCGGCAACATCTTTATAACTGATGTAACCCCACATCGTCCCAAAAGGAATGCGGCGAACCATGTCATGATTTACAGTGAGCGCCTGCAGTGAAGGGAAATCCAGCACCATCAAACTATCGCCAACGGTGAGGGTACCGGTATTAATATTTTGGGCCACTTTGATGGTAATATCATAAACGCCATTTGCGAGGGTTCCCAAGCCTACATCAGCAGTGGCGGAGCCTTTCTTTATGCTCTGGTCGTTATAATTACTATTTTCAATATCTGGCAGGTTAATTTCAAAACTGTTGCCATTGCTTTTCACACCATTTCTGATAGAATAAGTGACGGGATATGTTTTGAGGTCAGTTTCAAAATGCAGGAAGATATACTTAGCGCCATAGTCAATGGTTTCGTAAACGTCAACGTTAACGGTTTGCAGCGGCGTGGTTCCGGGCTTGTCGTCTTCACAACCGGTAAAGGTCACAAGTACGACGGCCAATACCAAAGCGACAGGCAGAATGAAAATGCGTTTTTTCATATTACAAAAATTGTGATAATTGCTTGTTCCATTTATTTGTTGATAATCATAACCGGATTTTGACAAAGATATTTTGCCCGAAACCCAAGATTGAAGGTTCAGCTAACAATGAAAAACTTGCACAGTGACACTCTGTGTAAGAACACTGTGAAACTTAAAAACAACAAACAGTCATTTATCGTCATTCGCCGATGTTTATCCGTCATTCGCCGATTTGTGTTTGGAAATGATGGTGTTGCCGAAGTAGTTTTGTCGCATTAATCAATTCATTGTTTCATCATTAAAAAAAATCATATTATGAACGAAAATTCAAGATCACGCACATTTTTCTTTGCTGTAATAATTATTGCAGCAGGTATCATTTTACTGCTCGCCGGGCTCGGCATCATCCCCTGGGAGGCACGTCGAATACTGATTTCGTGGCCCATGCTGCTGATTGTGGTAGGCATCTCCTTCTTGTTTTCTGGTCAACAACGGGTAGTCGGATACGTGCTTCTGGGCGTTGGTGGCTTTTTTATGATCAACAAATTCTATTTAATCCACAATAACTTCTGGCAGGTAATATGGCCGCTGGTGCTGATCGTCATCGGCGTTTCAATTATTTTAAAACACAACAAAACCCGCCAGCTACTATCCAACACCGAGCGATTTACCTCCGATGGAGAGCCCATCGCCGACGGCATCGGCCAAAGCAGCGACTACATCGACGAGGTGAGCATATTTAGCGGAAGCGAAAAAATCATCACCAGCCGTAATTTCAGAGGCGGCAAGATTACCAGCATCTTTGGCGGCAGCGAAATCAACCTCACACAAGCGCAGCTGGCTGCGGGCAACAACAACCTGGAAATAACCGCTATCTTTGGTGGCTCTACGCTCATTGTGCCGCCCGATTGGCAGATAAAGGTAAATGTTACGGCTATTTTCGGTGGCATTTCCGACAAGCGTTACAAGCGGCTGGATGTTACGATTGACGACACCAAAATCCTGTACATCAGCGGACTGGTGCTCTTTGGCGGCGGTGAGATAAAAAGTTATTAATCATTGGCGCAAAAAAAGTATAGTGTTCGTAAAATCTTCAGTTCTTTAAACGCTTGCCTACACCCCCCGGCCCCCTAAAGGGGTAGCCGCCCACTCACCAAAAGTGTGCTGGATTTCCCCTTTAGGGGATCAAGGGGTGAGCGCGGGCAAATGACTATCATTTTAAAAGCTAATAATAATCGCAAAAAAATTAACCTATCATTGCGAAGATTTTTCATTTGTAAAAAACATTTTAAAAGATGCTCAACCCGCTGCTGACTCACCGAAAAAACTTTATGGTTTACTCCCTGGCGATGGCTTTTGTTACGGCAGCACATTTTGTGATCCTCTATGTGTTCTTCAACTTCCCATTGCTTGTGTCGGCGGCTGACAGCACCATTTACACCGGCATGGTTTTTCTCACCGGCATCGGCATCTGGTACATCGTGCGCTATCTTGCTATTAGCGATCAGAAATATCATCTTGTGGTTATCGATCATCTGGTTACCGGCGGCATCCTGGTTTCGGTTTGGCTTTTCGGAGGATATTATCTGCTTTCGTTTCTCTTCGCCAATGACGTTGATTATGGGGTGTTTCTTTCTCAATCGTTGCCCTGGCGCTTTGTTTATCTGCTGCTGGTGTATGCGATTATCGTCATGGTGTATTATCTGGCCAATTATTACAACAATTATCACGAGAAGCTTTTGCAGGAATCGGCCATGCGACAGTTGATTCATGAATCGGAGCTGAACCTGCTCAAGTCGCAAATCAACCCGCACTTTTTGTTCAACGGCCTCAACAGCATCCATTCGTTGATCATGACCGACGCCGAAAAAGCCGGAGAAATGCTGCTGGAGCTCTCCGACTTCCTGCGCTATACCATCCGCCAAAACCATGAGGAACTGGTGAGCCTGAATACTGAGCTGGAACATATTGCCAAATATCTCGACATCGAAAAGATCCGGTTCGGGAAGCGACTGGTGATCGAAAACAACATCAGCGAGGCTTGTCGCCAATGCAAAATCCCAAACATGATCCTGCAGCCGGTTTATGAAAATGCTATCAAACATGGCGTAAACGAAAGTACGGATGCAGTGGTAATTACCACAACCTGTCAGGTACAAAATGGAATGATGCAAATCTCCATCGGCAACAATTACACGCCCGGCAATCTTTCGAGACGCGGCAAAGGCATCGGCCTCGACAACATCAGCAAACGGCTGAGCCTGCATTACCATCGCAACGACCTGATAAAGATCGAGAAAAGTAATTTTTATTTTAAAGTAACCATCAGCATTCCGGCGCACGAACCGGTGAATGATAAAAAATAGCCGTTATGGAAAAAACCGTCAAAGCTGTTGTAATCGATGATGAAGAGCTGGCCCGTCGGGTAGTAATAAAATATCTGGCCGCGCATCCTGAGATAGAAGTGGTGGCCGAGTGCGAAAATGGTTTCAGCGGACTGAAAGCCATTCAGGAGCTGAAGCCACAGCTTGTTTTTCTGGATATTCAAATGCCCAAAATCGATGGCTTTGAGCTTTTGGAATTACTCGAAGAGAAACCCATCATCATCTTTTCGACGGCCCACGACGAATATGCCCTAAAAGCTTTCGAATACAGCGCTGCCGATTATTTGCTAAAACCCTACAACCAACGCCGTTTTTCGGAAGCAGTGCAGCGTGCCTTGCAGCGTCTTGCCACCGAACAGGCCAAGCCAACGCAAGATATTCTTTCGCAAATAACCGAAGCTGCTGACCGCGTGCCGCACACCCTCCACCGCATCGTGGTGAAAGATGGAGCAGAGGTTCACGTAATTCCCATACAAGATGTGATCTGGATTGCCGCCGCCGACGATTATGTGGAGATACATACACCGACGCGCCGCTATCTCAAGCAAAAACCAATGGCTTACTTTGAGCAGCACCTGCCGGCAGAGCAATTTGTGCGGGTACATCGCTCGGCCATCGTGGCGGTGGCGCAGATAAAAAAGATAGAACCCGACACCAAAGACACCTATTCGCTTACGCTAAAAGATGGCCGCGAAATCAATGTGAGCCGCTCCGGGATGAAAACGCTCAAAGAAAAACTGAGGTTTTGAGGGAGTGAATGCTTATTGATAAAGGGAATTGTTGCTCTAATGGAGCTTACAAAATTTCATAATTCAGAGCTCGAAATTTGAAATTTAATCCAACTTTATGTAGCAATGTTATTTCTATTACGATCCAATTTTCAAAAAACAAGATGCACAGTTGCGCGTCTAACAAATCAACTTCTAGCTTCTCACCAACTCCCGCCAGCGCCGCCGCCGCCAAAGCTGCCGCCACCGAAGCCACCAAATCCTCCTCCTCCGCTGCTACCTCCAAAAGAGCCGCTGCCACCCTGGAAGTCACCCCATTTTCCACTAGAGCTTTTTCCCATTTGGTTCGCCAAAACCATCGCAGTCCAGAAAGGCAGGTTGCTGCTGCGTCCGCTGTAGTTGCGCGTACCACGCCCACGCAATAGTAGCCAGGCGATGACGATGATAAAAATAATGAGCCCGACAAATGCGCCAAGTCCGCCGCCGTCCAAACGGTTCATATACGCATCAGCACTGTATTCGCCGACGGTGAGCTTCATCAGCACGTCGGTGCCACGGTCGAGCCCACGGTAATAGTTGTTGTTTCTAAATTGCGGAATCATCTCCTCCTCAACAATTCTTTTAGCAACCGCATCGGGCACCGCGCCTCCAAGACCATAGCCGGGCGCTATGAATGCTTCGCCCTTCCCATCGGCAACTTTCGGTTTTACCAGTACCACTATGCCGTTGTCTTTACCTTTTTGTCCCACACCCCACTGCTCACCCAGCAAATCAGCAAATTGAGCTTTGTCATAGCCGGCAAAATCCTTCACCAACACTACGGTGATCTGCGTGGAAGTGGTGTCGTTAAAAGCTACCAGTTTACGCTCCAGACTGACGATATTGTTGATGCTCAGCGTGCCGGTGAAATCGTTGACAAGACGCGGCGGAACGGGTCGTGGAGGAATGTTCTCGTAGACAAGACGCAGCGGACCGGGTCGTGGAGGAATGTTCTCGTACGGTGGCTGACCAATGGCTGAAAAGGCCAGCAGCAGCAAGAGTGCAAATATTGGTATCGGTCGGAATATTTTCATGAATTGCTGTTTAATTGGATTATCCGAAAGATATTTCATCCGAGAGCTCATTGATATCATCTTTCTGATAAGGAAAATGTTTCTTGAGATATTCGCCAGTGCTTGCTATGCCGAATGTAAGCCCGTCGGCGAGGCCATCGGTATGAAAGCGATCGATAATCTCTGCCGAAAGTTTTTCCCAGTACCTTTTTTCTACCACTGCATTGATTCCGCTGTCGCCGATTACCGCAAACTGCCGGTCTTTGGTAGCCACATAAAAGAGCACCCCATTGCGCAAAGCGGTCTTGTGCATGTCGAGTTTTTCGAAGATAAAGGCAGCACGATCCATCATGTTGCCGGGGCAAACGCGCTCTATATGCACGCGTATTTCGCCTGACGATGCTCGCTCGGCATCGGCAATTGAAGCTTTAATGGCGGCTTCGTCGGCGGCATTGATTGGCCTGGATGAATCATGAGTTTCGTGATCAGGCATGATGCTGTTTTTTGGTTTTTAAAAAGAAATATTAAAACTCGACTTTGGGGGCCTTTTCAGCTCCGGCATCGGCTTCAAAGTAGGGCTTCTTCTCAAAGCCAAACATACCGGCAAAGATATTCTGCGGAAACTGCCGGATGTAGCTGTTGAATGTCTTCGTTTCTTCGTTGAACTTGCGGCGCGCATTGGCAATCCGGTTTTCGGTGCCTTCGAGCTGTGCTTGCAGTTCGAGGAAGTTGGTGTTGGCTTTCAGTTCTGGATAGCGCTCCACGGTGACGAGCAGGCGGCTTAGCGCCGAAGAAAGGGCTTGCTGCGTTTGCTGTACCTTTTCGATGGTGGCAGCATCCATGTTATCAACGTTCAGATTTACGCTGGTGGCATTGGAGCGAGCCTGGATTACCTGCGTCAATGTTTCCTGTTCAAAATCGGCGTAACCTTTTACGGTGCTCACCAGGTTAGGAATCAGATCCATGCGCCTCTGATAATCCGTTACTACCTGTGACCAGGCCGCTTGTACCTGCTCATCGAGCTTTACCATGTTGTTGTAGGTGCCTTTGAAGCTTCCGTAGAGCACCAGCACAATTATTACAATGATTCCAAGCGTAATCCATAGTCCCTTATTTTTCATGTTTTTAAAATTTACAAATTAATTATTTAAGAACAAAATGATTAAAATTAAGATTCTTGTTCATTTTAACCGCAAAAGTCAAAAAAAGTTTCATTGTGTGCTTTAAGCTTTCTTTGCGTGTTTTGTTATTTGGTTAATTAGATTTATCGGGTAGCTTTCTTATGAGGATAACAGCCTTGGTAGTCGTACGCTTCAACATTGTTTATCCATGCTTACGGGCGGCTACAATGGCTCCTTGTATGGCAATCTTATCTCCAGTAATATTATGATCGCTGAGCAGATAACATCCGTTTTGTTGGATATTTATAACGTAAAAAAACGACGGGAGACACAACCCGGCGAGCTACCGGAACCAAACGATGATAGCGAAAACAATAGCCAGTTATAGCTTATTGTTCAACTTTGCAACGGTGGGCTTAGTCGTTAGTAACCAGCTTAAATCCAATACCGTGTACATTGATTAGCTCCACGGTTTCATCCTCTTTCAAAAATTTGCGGAGCTTGGTGATGTACACGTCCATGCTGCGTGCGTTGAAATAGCTGTCGTCGTTCCATATTTCCTTCAGGGCATGGCTTCTGTCGAGTACATCGTTAAGGTGCATTGCCAACAGTCGCAGCAGAGCCGATTCCTTGGAAGTTAGCTTTTGTTCTTTGCCGCTGATTTTGAGAAGCTGACGGTTGTAATCAAAAGTGTACTGCCCGATCCTGAAAATGTTATTGGCGGTTTGGCCCTGTCGTGCGTTGGCGCGCCGGATGATGGCTTGCATGCGCACCAGGAGTTCCTCCATGCTGAAGGGCTTGGTAAGATAGTCGTCGGCTCCGAGCGAAAAGCCTTTCAGCTTATCCTCCTGCATCGATTTGGCGGTGAGAAAAAGAACAGGGATACGTTTGTTTTTTTGTCGGATTTCTTTCACCAGCGTAAAACCATCTTTTACAGGCATCATTACGTCGACGATGCAGAAGTCGAAGTTGGAATGCATAAAAGCATTCATGGCTTCTTGTCCATTCACGCATAGCGTTGTGTCGTAGCCTTTGATGTCGAGGTACGATTTCAATACGTTTCCAAGATTCTTGTCATCTTCGGCCAATAATACTCTAATTTTTTCAGCTCCCATAGTAATGGAATTTTGATGTTTTCTGGATTATTTGAATTTGTAAAATTAACTTTTTTTTAGATGATTACTCTCTTTTATTTTTTTCTTTCTAAATTACACATGCACAGACTACTATGAGGCACGCTTCCTTTTGTTGCTGAATGGGATGTAGATGCAAAATTTAGAGCCTTTTTTCAGTTCACTTTCTACGGTTACCCTCCCACCATGCAGCTCAATTATTGTCTGTACGTAGCTCAACCCCAACCCAAAACCTTTTACATCGTGCACATTTCCGGTAGGCACACGATAAAGTTTATCAAAAATCTTTTTCTGATTTTCGTGGCTGATGCCCATGCCATTGTCCATCACACAGATCTTAACGCCTTCATTATAATTAGCGGTGGTAATGCGGATGCGCGGGCGGCGGGGAGAATACTTGTTGGCATTATCGATAAGATTGGTGATGGCGTTGGTAAGGTGCATTTTGTCACCCGACACCACTGGCTTCTCGGCGCCTTTATTAAATACCAGAGAACCATCTTTCACCTCAACCTGAATGAGCAGATTACTAACCACCATATTGATCATATCATGAATATTCACTCTTTCGCGATTGAACCGAAAATTTTCATTTTCGATGATGGCTGCCTGCAGTATTTTTTCGGCAATCGCGGCCAGACGGTTATTTTCGTCATTGATTACCCTCAGATAATTATCTGCAAGCTGTTCGTTACGTTTTATGGTTTCATCGCGCAGGGCTTCGCTGGCCAGCGAAATAGTGGAGATAGGCGTCTTGATTTCATGCGTCATATTATTAATAAAATCATTTTTCATTTCCGAAAGGCGTTTTTGCCAAACAATGATTTTGAGAACATAAATAAAGAGCATGATAATGATGAAAATCAGCACTAGCGAAATGAGAATGATCCCAGCCATTTGTTTGAGTATCAGCCGCATTTCGTAAGGGAAATAGATCATCAGGTAATCGGGCTTAGGCGAAAATTCGTAAGGATAAAGCGTGAAGACGAAGCCCTGTTTGAGTAGTTCGGTTTTGTACTCGTCAGAACTTTCGTAGATCATCCGGCCTTTTCCCGAGGAATAAACGCCATAAGCATAGCTGTTGGCAATGTTGTGCATCTGCAATTCGTGCATCAATAACGAATCGAGTACCGCCATATTCAAGTGGTTTTCGATTTGAAATGGTTGGCTTCCGTCAACAATCTCCGCAATAATTTCCTGTGCCATGTTCGACTTTTGCAATAATCGGTGTAGGTCGGCACAGGTTTCTAATGAATCAAGATCAGCGGGTAGCGCCAGGCTTAGAGAGTCGATGATAGAGAGATAATTGATAAAATGATTTCGCGTCTGGTTGCCCTGGCTAAGGGTGTGGTAGGTTTTAATTATCTCAAGCTTGTAAACCACCTCCTTGGCTGCCGAATTTACTTTGTTCTCAAAATTGACCCTTTCGATGCTGATGGCATTGCGTACCCAGTAAAACTGCACTGCAGCAAGACTTAGCAGCACAATGGAAACGATCACAATGACTAATGTTATCAAATTTCGGTTCATCTGGCAGAGTTTCGATCAGCATTTATTTTGTTTGTGGCAGCTTTTTTTGAAAGGTTAGTTTAGCGCCTGATGCCTACAAAGTTATCTTTTCAAACTCCCGCAAATAATTGCTTAACCATCTTTAACGTTTGTTACCCTCCTTTAACCGCTCAAACTACCTCATATTTTTATGTTTGCCAACAGAAAATTTGTCGTAAATCACAATAAATCATTTTAATAAAAATGAACGACTTATGTTTTTTGTAAGAAATAATTTCTGATTCATAAATTTTGGTTTTTGGTTTAAAGTGCAGTCACCCCGGCTGCACTTTTTATTTCATTGCCAAAAAGGAACTTCTAAGAAAGTAAATCTGAAAACAATAAAAATATGGAAACGCTGAAATTAGAATTGCACGGTAAGCTCATCGACAAATCAGCTCTCGAAGCGATGCAGCCTGAGATAACCGCGGTTCATAAACGTCTGCTTGCAAAAACCGGAAAAGGAAATGATTTTTTGGGATGGATGGATCTGCCTGAAGAAATTGATGAGAAACTTCTGCAACGCATCGAGGCTACTGCAGCGCACCATTCTGAGATTTCTGATCTACTACTGGTAATAGGTATTGGGGGTTCGTATCTCGGAGCACGCGCTGTAATCGAAGCACTCAAAAACAACTTCGACATGCTGCTGCCGAATGATCGTCGCCGCAAGCCTTTGGTAATTTATGTGGGTCAGAATCTTTCGGGTGATTATCTCTCCGATTTGCTCGGATTGCTCGACCGGTATGATTATTCTGTTAATGTAATTTCCAAATCGGGTACCACCACTGAGCCAGCCGTGGCGTTCAGAATACTGAGAGAACATCTCGAAAAAAAATATGGCGCCGATCAGGCACGTAAACGAATCGTTGCCACCACCGACAAGGAGCGCGGCGCATTGAAGCAACTATCCGACGAGCAGGGATATCCTACCTACGTTGTTCCTGATGATGTGGGCGGCAGGTATTCGGTACTTACTCCGGTGGGCTTGTTGCCCATTGCCATCGCCGGCTTCAACATACGTGAGCTGGTGAAAGGAGCTGTAGATATGCGTAGTCAATTGATTGCGAGCGATTCGGTTTTCAATAATCCGGCAGCTAAGTACGCAGCAGCGCGCAATTTACTTTATCGCCAGGGCAAGAAGGTGGAGATCATGGTGAATTACCAGCCCGGGCTTTATTATTTCGGCGAATTTTGGAAACAACTTTATGGCGAAAGTGAAGGCAAAGAAGGCAAAGGAATATTCCCTGCAAGCGTAGTCAACACCACCGATTTGCATTCGATGGGGCAATACATCCAGGAAGGCGAGCGCATACTTTTCGAAACGGTGCTCTCGGTCAGAAATTTTGACAACCCTCTCACAGTACCCTCCGACGAACAAAATCTCGATCAACTAAACTTCCTTACCGGAAAACACGTGGATGAAATCAACCAGACAGCACAAACTGCCACTATGCTGGCACATCTCGACGGTGGCGTTCCGAACATAACCATCACCATTCCCAAAATAAACGAATACTATCTCGGACAGTTGATCTATTTTTTTGAGTTTGCGTGTGCACTTAGCGGATATTTACTTGACGTCAACCCATTCGATCAACCCGGTGTTGAGGCATACAAAGTAAATATGTTTGCATTGCTGGGAAAACCCGGTTACGAGAAGCAGACCGAAGCTTTGCGTGAGCGACTCAAATAGAAGTTAGGAAAAAGAGATGAGTGGTGAAAAAAAGTAGATAGTTGGTAGGAAGTAGTAGGCAGCCCTCTGTCAACAATCAGTAATCTCCCATGCGCTTCGTGCCTTGCTCTCAGCACCCTGACTTTACTCAGGCTGCAGATGATTGCATGCTTTTTCGGCAGCAATTTTTTCGGCGCCTTTTATCGAAAAATCCTGGCCGGTGGCACAAACTTTTCCATCTACTGTTATTTCTACAATATATTGCCGGGAGTTGCCTGTGCCTACTTCTGTTACGACATCAAACGACAGGTCACGGTGCTCTTTTTGCGACCACTCGATAAGTTTGCTTTTAAAGTTCGCTTCGGTATTTACCAGCTCATCTATATCAAAATGCACTTTGATGATGCGGCTCACAATGATGCGACGGGTAAATTTATAGCCCCGATCTAGATACAGGGCGCCGATAAATGCCTCAAAAGCATCGCCATTCATCGAGCGGAATACGTTGCGCGAATCCTGGTTTGACTGGATAAATTCGTCGAGTCCCAACTTGCGCGAGAGCTTGTTGAGCTGTTCGCGGCTTACGATCTTGCTACGCATCTCCGTGAGGAAACCTTCGTCTTTGTATGGGAATTTTTTGAAAAGATAATCGGCCACCACCGAG
The genomic region above belongs to Bacteroidales bacterium and contains:
- a CDS encoding TPM domain-containing protein, with translation MPDHETHDSSRPINAADEAAIKASIADAERASSGEIRVHIERVCPGNMMDRAAFIFEKLDMHKTALRNGVLFYVATKDRQFAVIGDSGINAVVEKRYWEKLSAEIIDRFHTDGLADGLTFGIASTGEYLKKHFPYQKDDINELSDEISFG
- a CDS encoding response regulator transcription factor, which encodes MGAEKIRVLLAEDDKNLGNVLKSYLDIKGYDTTLCVNGQEAMNAFMHSNFDFCIVDVMMPVKDGFTLVKEIRQKNKRIPVLFLTAKSMQEDKLKGFSLGADDYLTKPFSMEELLVRMQAIIRRANARQGQTANNIFRIGQYTFDYNRQLLKISGKEQKLTSKESALLRLLAMHLNDVLDRSHALKEIWNDDSYFNARSMDVYITKLRKFLKEDETVELINVHGIGFKLVTND
- a CDS encoding TPM domain-containing protein — encoded protein: MKIFRPIPIFALLLLLAFSAIGQPPYENIPPRPGPLRLVYENIPPRPVPPRLVNDFTGTLSINNIVSLERKLVAFNDTTSTQITVVLVKDFAGYDKAQFADLLGEQWGVGQKGKDNGIVVLVKPKVADGKGEAFIAPGYGLGGAVPDAVAKRIVEEEMIPQFRNNNYYRGLDRGTDVLMKLTVGEYSADAYMNRLDGGGLGAFVGLIIFIIVIAWLLLRGRGTRNYSGRSSNLPFWTAMVLANQMGKSSSGKWGDFQGGSGSFGGSSGGGGFGGFGGGSFGGGGAGGSW
- a CDS encoding LytTR family DNA-binding domain-containing protein, which encodes MEKTVKAVVIDDEELARRVVIKYLAAHPEIEVVAECENGFSGLKAIQELKPQLVFLDIQMPKIDGFELLELLEEKPIIIFSTAHDEYALKAFEYSAADYLLKPYNQRRFSEAVQRALQRLATEQAKPTQDILSQITEAADRVPHTLHRIVVKDGAEVHVIPIQDVIWIAAADDYVEIHTPTRRYLKQKPMAYFEQHLPAEQFVRVHRSAIVAVAQIKKIEPDTKDTYSLTLKDGREINVSRSGMKTLKEKLRF
- a CDS encoding DUF5668 domain-containing protein, with the protein product MNENSRSRTFFFAVIIIAAGIILLLAGLGIIPWEARRILISWPMLLIVVGISFLFSGQQRVVGYVLLGVGGFFMINKFYLIHNNFWQVIWPLVLIVIGVSIILKHNKTRQLLSNTERFTSDGEPIADGIGQSSDYIDEVSIFSGSEKIITSRNFRGGKITSIFGGSEINLTQAQLAAGNNNLEITAIFGGSTLIVPPDWQIKVNVTAIFGGISDKRYKRLDVTIDDTKILYISGLVLFGGGEIKSY
- a CDS encoding alpha/beta fold hydrolase — its product is MKLFYREYGQGQPLIILHGVFGVSDNWVSFAQSIQDRYNVFIPDQRNHGHSPHDPTFNYFAMCADLGEFIDEHDLKNPIVLGHSMGGKVAMNFALENPEVPAALIVADVSLRAYERRHRHLDMIDAMMAINFENVESRREIEQQLAATIKDKRVRQFAMKNLYRRPHGGGFAWRLNLEAINLNMDEVFEGIHSTAIFDKPALFIRGAESNYISYDDFDQIYRNFPNADIKTIEQAGHWLHADQPEEFLKVFDDFVKKI
- a CDS encoding HAMP domain-containing sensor histidine kinase, whose product is MNRNLITLVIVIVSIVLLSLAAVQFYWVRNAISIERVNFENKVNSAAKEVVYKLEIIKTYHTLSQGNQTRNHFINYLSIIDSLSLALPADLDSLETCADLHRLLQKSNMAQEIIAEIVDGSQPFQIENHLNMAVLDSLLMHELQMHNIANSYAYGVYSSGKGRMIYESSDEYKTELLKQGFVFTLYPYEFSPKPDYLMIYFPYEMRLILKQMAGIILISLVLIFIIIMLFIYVLKIIVWQKRLSEMKNDFINNMTHEIKTPISTISLASEALRDETIKRNEQLADNYLRVINDENNRLAAIAEKILQAAIIENENFRFNRERVNIHDMINMVVSNLLIQVEVKDGSLVFNKGAEKPVVSGDKMHLTNAITNLIDNANKYSPRRPRIRITTANYNEGVKICVMDNGMGISHENQKKIFDKLYRVPTGNVHDVKGFGLGLSYVQTIIELHGGRVTVESELKKGSKFCIYIPFSNKRKRAS
- a CDS encoding LemA family protein, whose product is MKNKGLWITLGIIVIIVLVLYGSFKGTYNNMVKLDEQVQAAWSQVVTDYQRRMDLIPNLVSTVKGYADFEQETLTQVIQARSNATSVNLNVDNMDAATIEKVQQTQQALSSALSRLLVTVERYPELKANTNFLELQAQLEGTENRIANARRKFNEETKTFNSYIRQFPQNIFAGMFGFEKKPYFEADAGAEKAPKVEF
- a CDS encoding histidine kinase, with product MLNPLLTHRKNFMVYSLAMAFVTAAHFVILYVFFNFPLLVSAADSTIYTGMVFLTGIGIWYIVRYLAISDQKYHLVVIDHLVTGGILVSVWLFGGYYLLSFLFANDVDYGVFLSQSLPWRFVYLLLVYAIIVMVYYLANYYNNYHEKLLQESAMRQLIHESELNLLKSQINPHFLFNGLNSIHSLIMTDAEKAGEMLLELSDFLRYTIRQNHEELVSLNTELEHIAKYLDIEKIRFGKRLVIENNISEACRQCKIPNMILQPVYENAIKHGVNESTDAVVITTTCQVQNGMMQISIGNNYTPGNLSRRGKGIGLDNISKRLSLHYHRNDLIKIEKSNFYFKVTISIPAHEPVNDKK
- the rnc gene encoding ribonuclease III, encoding MVLNLYNRIKGYFSADRHFIFSIRNIFGFCPGNVSLYKLAFLHRSVAVHTNGHKVSNERLEYLGDAVLSSVVADYLFKKFPYKDEGFLTEMRSKIVSREQLNKLSRKLGLDEFIQSNQDSRNVFRSMNGDAFEAFIGALYLDRGYKFTRRIIVSRIIKVHFDIDELVNTEANFKSKLIEWSQKEHRDLSFDVVTEVGTGNSRQYIVEITVDGKVCATGQDFSIKGAEKIAAEKACNHLQPE
- a CDS encoding glucose-6-phosphate isomerase, with the protein product METLKLELHGKLIDKSALEAMQPEITAVHKRLLAKTGKGNDFLGWMDLPEEIDEKLLQRIEATAAHHSEISDLLLVIGIGGSYLGARAVIEALKNNFDMLLPNDRRRKPLVIYVGQNLSGDYLSDLLGLLDRYDYSVNVISKSGTTTEPAVAFRILREHLEKKYGADQARKRIVATTDKERGALKQLSDEQGYPTYVVPDDVGGRYSVLTPVGLLPIAIAGFNIRELVKGAVDMRSQLIASDSVFNNPAAKYAAARNLLYRQGKKVEIMVNYQPGLYYFGEFWKQLYGESEGKEGKGIFPASVVNTTDLHSMGQYIQEGERILFETVLSVRNFDNPLTVPSDEQNLDQLNFLTGKHVDEINQTAQTATMLAHLDGGVPNITITIPKINEYYLGQLIYFFEFACALSGYLLDVNPFDQPGVEAYKVNMFALLGKPGYEKQTEALRERLK